The window TCCAAATAGAGATATTTTAGAAATTAGTGTGAGAGGTAGAAATTTAACAGAGGGTATTCCTTGTTCTTTTATATTGAATAGTAGTGAAATATTTGATGCTTTACGAGAACCAATTTTAGGAATTGTTAGAGCAGTTAGATCGGTTCTTGAATCTACACCTCCTGAATTAGCTGGGGATATAGCTGAATATGGAATGGTTTTAACTGGTGGTGGTGCTTTATTAAAAAACATAGATATTTTATTGATGGAAGAAACTGGAATACCAGTTTCTATAGCGGAAGATCCTTTAACCTGTGTAGTACGTGGAGGTGGAAAAGTATTGGAAACAATGGATTTTTATGAAAATTATTTTCTTTCAATTGAATAATTAGAGATATAGATTATGGCAAAAAAAAATCTAAGATGTGTTTTATTTTTTTTATTATTTTCTTTTATTCTAATGGTATGTGATTTTTATTATAGTTTTTTAGGTATATTAAGAAATAATATATTAATGTTGGTTTATCCAATTCAATTTATTATTAATGGTTTTATTAAAGCTTTTCAATTAGTATATTTTTTTTTTATTAGTAAATTTTATTTTATAAAAGAAATTAGAAAATTAAATTATGAAATTTTTTTTCTTAAGATAAGATTGCATCGATTAAATTTTATTGAAAGAGAAAATTTAGAGTTACGTAAATTGTTATTTGCATCTATTAGAAAGTCAATAAAGACAATAGTAGCAGATGTTATATTTACGAGTATTAATAGTGCAAAGCAAATAATGGTTTTGAATAAAGGAATAAATGATGGTGTTTATATTGGACAAACTGTTTTAGATTCAAAAGGTTTTGTTGGAAAAATAATTGATGTAGGAAGAAATACAAGTACTGTACTTTTGATTATTGATTCTAAGAGTTCATTTTTAGCTAAGGATATTAGGAATGGTAATTATTTTATTTTAAAGGGTAATAATTCTAATAATTTATTATTAATAAATGCATATGGTAAATCTTCTGTTTATAAAGGTGATGTTCTAGTTACATCTGGATTAGGATGTACATATCCAGAAGGATATCCAATTGGATATATTACAAATATAAAAAATGTTACTGGAAATTTTTTTTTAAAAGTAATAGTAAAACCATTTTCTTCATTAAATAAAGATCATTTAGTATTATTATTATTATCTCATAGAGAGGAAGTAAAATGTATTAATCAGATTACTAGACGTATGAATATTACATACTAATTAAATAGTATTTTTAATATGAAATGTTTTCGTATATATTTTGTTATATTTATAGCATTTATCTTAAATATTTACTTTTTTTCAAGTTTTTTTATAGAAATTAAACCTTTTTTGTTTTTGATATTAATCTTATATTTTCAATTTTATTTTTCTTATATTGTTAATCCTTTTTTTATATTTTGTATTGGAGTTATATTGGATGTGTTATCTTGTACAGTATTAGGGCAAAATAGTTTTTCTTTAAATTTAACTATATTTTTTTTAAGGGATAAAATTAAGTTTTTTAATTTTCTTTCTTTTATACAAAAATTATTTATAATAGGATATTCATGTTGTTTATATCAGGTTAGTATGTGTTTTATCAATATTTTATTTGGTTATTATTGTATGAAGTTAATGATTTTAATTGTGAATGTATTGTTAAGTATTATTTTATGGCCTTTTGTATATTATTTAATGAATAAGATTTTATTTTAATTTTTTATAAATATTATCTTAATAGAATTAAATTATTAATAATAAATTAAAGTAACAATAATTATTATATAATTTTTTTTTAGTAAGAGTTTATTTTTAATAATAGATATTTTATACTTTGTAGATGAAATTTATATATTTTATGTTTAATTTTAAATAAGATATTTTGAATATATTAACAAAATCATTAAATATGATATAAATATAGGAGAGGAAATTTGAGTTATATTTGTATACCAACTGATGGAGAGTTTATTACTGTTAGCAATAATGGCGTATTAAATGTACCTTATAATCCAATTATTCCATTTATTGAAGGTGATGGTATTGGGAAAGATATAACGGAATCAATGTTGTATGTTGTCAATTGTGCAGTGCAGAAAGCTTATGGAAATAAGAAAAGAATTGTTTGGTTAGAGGTTTATGTTGGGGATAAAGCACAAAAGATGTATGGATTTGGTGAGTTTCTTCCAGAAGAAACTTTAGATATAATGAGAAAGGCTTTGATTTCAATAAAAGGTCCATTAACTACACCTGTTGGTGGTGGTATACGTTCGTTAAATGTAAAGATTCGTCAATTGTTAGATTTATATGTTTGTTGTAGGCCTATGCGTTATTTTTATGGAGTTCCTACTCCTGTTAAAGAACCTTGGAAAGTTAATATGGTAGTTTTAAGGGAAAATTCAGAAGATATTTATTCTGGTATTGAATGGAAGGCAAATTCAGTAGGTGCGAAAAAAGTTATAGATTTTTTATGTAAAAATATGGGAGTTAGAAATATAAGATTTTCTAATTCGTGTGGAGTTGGAATAAAATTAGTTTCTGAAGAAGGTACTAAACGATTGATTAAATTTGCTATTCAATATGCGATTAATAATAATTATGGTTCAGTAACATTGGTTCATAAAGGTAATATTATGAAATTTACTGAGGGAGCATTTAGAGAATGGGGTTATGATGTTGTATATAAGTGTTTTAATGGAATTCCACATTCAAATGGTGTATGGGCGCAACTAATAAATCCTAAAAATAAAATGAATATTATAGTAAAAGACATAATGGCAGATGCTTTTTTTCAACAAATTTTATTGAAACCAGAAGATTATGGGGTAATTGCTACTCTTAATTTGAATGGAGATTATATTTCAGATGCTTTGGCTGCTCAGATTGGTGGAATTGGAATATCACCAGGGGCTAATATGGGAAATAATATTGCTTTGTTTGAAGCTACGCACGGTAGTGCTCCTAAATATGCCAATTTAAATATTGCAAATCCTAGTTCATTAATTTTATCTGCAGAAATGTTATTAAGACATATTGGATGGTATCAGGCTGCTGATTATATTATGGATGGAATAAAAAAAACTATTAAGAGTAAATTTGTTACTAGTGATTTTTATAAAAAAATGAAAGATGCGGTTTGTTTAGGTACTATGGAATTTTCTAAAAAAATAGTAGAGAATATGTAGAATTTATTTTTCATAATATATGAATAATTAAGTTTTGATTATTATTGGAAATTTTTTATTTAAATTTATAAAGTATTTTGCTTTATAAGCATATAATGGGGTGTAAATTTTGTGTTAATATAGATTGATTTTATATTTTAATAATATATTGGTAACTAGTAATTAGATATGAGATTAAGTGTTTAATTTTATATATTAAAGTTATTAAGATTTTATAAATAATAATTTTTATAATTGTTTTTATTATTTTTTTA is drawn from Candidatus Legionella polyplacis and contains these coding sequences:
- the mreC gene encoding rod shape-determining protein MreC, yielding MAKKNLRCVLFFLLFSFILMVCDFYYSFLGILRNNILMLVYPIQFIINGFIKAFQLVYFFFISKFYFIKEIRKLNYEIFFLKIRLHRLNFIERENLELRKLLFASIRKSIKTIVADVIFTSINSAKQIMVLNKGINDGVYIGQTVLDSKGFVGKIIDVGRNTSTVLLIIDSKSSFLAKDIRNGNYFILKGNNSNNLLLINAYGKSSVYKGDVLVTSGLGCTYPEGYPIGYITNIKNVTGNFFLKVIVKPFSSLNKDHLVLLLLSHREEVKCINQITRRMNITY
- the mreD gene encoding rod shape-determining protein MreD yields the protein MKCFRIYFVIFIAFILNIYFFSSFFIEIKPFLFLILILYFQFYFSYIVNPFFIFCIGVILDVLSCTVLGQNSFSLNLTIFFLRDKIKFFNFLSFIQKLFIIGYSCCLYQVSMCFINILFGYYCMKLMILIVNVLLSIILWPFVYYLMNKILF
- the icd gene encoding NADP-dependent isocitrate dehydrogenase produces the protein MSYICIPTDGEFITVSNNGVLNVPYNPIIPFIEGDGIGKDITESMLYVVNCAVQKAYGNKKRIVWLEVYVGDKAQKMYGFGEFLPEETLDIMRKALISIKGPLTTPVGGGIRSLNVKIRQLLDLYVCCRPMRYFYGVPTPVKEPWKVNMVVLRENSEDIYSGIEWKANSVGAKKVIDFLCKNMGVRNIRFSNSCGVGIKLVSEEGTKRLIKFAIQYAINNNYGSVTLVHKGNIMKFTEGAFREWGYDVVYKCFNGIPHSNGVWAQLINPKNKMNIIVKDIMADAFFQQILLKPEDYGVIATLNLNGDYISDALAAQIGGIGISPGANMGNNIALFEATHGSAPKYANLNIANPSSLILSAEMLLRHIGWYQAADYIMDGIKKTIKSKFVTSDFYKKMKDAVCLGTMEFSKKIVENM